One genomic window of Gossypium hirsutum isolate 1008001.06 chromosome D11, Gossypium_hirsutum_v2.1, whole genome shotgun sequence includes the following:
- the LOC107958664 gene encoding kinesin-like protein KIN-14S, giving the protein MVELCSESCHQIVIDKDQTVENCESKASPNPVRELFEENTDSMDEDTLSNMNPEISPAGGPTLPILQKVINLSNSVQHLKKEHEILSNQVKSFPGHDVVGTLQLLNDEYELLKKKYLDESLERKRLYNEVIELKGNIRVFCRCRPLNQAEIANGSSSVVEFDSSQDTELQIVSSDSKKQFKFDHVFRPEESQEAVFARTKPIVTSVLDGYNVCIFAYGQTGTGKTFTMEGTPDNRGVNYRTLEELFQVSGERGGVMQYELFVSMMEVYNEKIRDLLGENSNQPTKRLDVKQAADGTQEVPGLVEARVYNTEEVWELLKSGSQARSVGATNANELSSRSHCLLRVTVRGTNLINGQKTRSHLWLVDLAGSERVGKIEVEGERLKESQFINKSLSALGDVISALASKTSHIPYRNSKLTHMLQSSLGGDCKTVMFVQISPSNADLGETLCSLNFASRVRGIESGPARKQVDLAEVYKYKQMAEKLKHDEKETKKLQDNVQSLQLRLAAREHICRNLQEKVRDLESQLAEERKTRLKQETRAFSAAAAASTRSFLRQETEKTKMEKKPPLVPTKLRQPLRKITNFMPPASPMLTNRKTTRMTMASVPEAKENNLKTMMAPRRNSIAVRPPTTTTAVRQPKRRVSITTFRPDSHMTTPLRSSTSGFNHSSTMDRPSLMRDPRKARYSRLFSPLPKLPNPSETTPAAMRSSSKFMGSPPMQVGSWKPKHPTVVALQRKSLVWSPLKLRGTQRKQSFLPLRPSAERE; this is encoded by the exons ATGGTTGAATTGTGCTCGGAGAGTTGCCACCAGATCGTTATCGATAAAG ACCAAACAGTGGAGAATTGCGAGTCAAAAGCTTCTCCAAACCCTGTCAGAG AATTATTTGAAGAGAATACCGATTCCATGGATGAAGATACTTTATCCAACATGAATCCAGAAATTTCTCCGGCTGGGGGGCCAACACTTCCCATATTACAGAAAGTTATTAATTTGAGCAACAGTGTTCAG catttgaagaagGAGCACGAAATCCTGTCTAATCAAGTGAAGTCTTTTCCTGGCCATGACGTAGTAGGAACTCTTCAGCTCCTCA ATGATGAATATGAACTTCTGAAGAAGAAATACCTAGATGAGTCATTAGAGAGGAAGCGCCTATACAATGAAGTGATTGAGCTTAAAGGAAACATCAGGGTTTTTTGCAGATGTAGACCACTAAATCAAGCTGAAATTGCCAATGGTTCCTCTTCTGTAGTTGAATTTGACTCGTCCCAGGACACTGAGCTACAGATAGTTTCTTCAGATTCCAAGAAGCAATTCAAGTTTGACCATGTATTTAGGCCTGAGGAAAGTCAAG AGGCTGTATTTGCACGAACTAAACCCATTGTGACTTCTGTACTGGATGGCTATAACGTCTGCATATTTGCTTATGGGCAAACTGGAACGGGGAAGACATTTACTATGGAGGGAACACCAGATAATAGGGGAGTTAACTACAGGACATTGGAGGAGTTGTTTCAAGTTTCTGGAGAGAGAGGTGGTGTAATGCAATATGAGCTATTTGTCAGCATGATGGAGGTCTACAATGAAAAGATAAGGGACCTTCTAGGAGAAAACTCCAACCAGCCTACTAAACG GTTGGATGTCAAGCAAGCAGCTGATGGGACACAAGAAGTTCCAGGACTTGTTGAAGCTCGTGTTTACAATACAGAGGAAGTCTGGGAGCTGCTGAAGTCTGGGAGCCAGGCCAGATCAGTTGGAGCCACTAACGCCAATGAATTGAGCAGCCGTTCTCACTG TTTGTTGCGTGTAACTGTAAGGGGAACAAATTTAATAAATGGCCAAAAGACTAGGAGTCACCTGTGGCTGGTAGATTTGGCTGGCAGTGAGCGTGTGGGAAAGATTGAAGTCGAAGGTGAAAGGTTGAAGGAATCCCAGTTCATAAATAAATCTCTCTCTGCGCTTGGAGATGTGATTTCTGCCCTTGCATCCAAAACTAGCCATATTCCTTACAG GAACTCGAAGCTCACACATATGCTACAGAGCTCTCTAG GAGGAGACTGCAAGACTGTGATGTTCGTGCAGATCAGCCCAAGTAATGCAGACCTTGGGGAGACCCTATGTTCATTGAATTTCGCTAGCCGAGTTAGGGGGATTGAAAGTGGTCCTGCCCGCAAACAGGTGGACCTTGCTGAGGTTTACAAGTATAAGCAAATG GCAGAAAAGCTAAAGCATGATGAGAAGGAAACAAAGAAGTTGCAGGATAATGTACAGTCCTTGCAGTTGAGACTTGCTGCCCGAGAACATATCTGCAGAAATCTCCAAGAAAAG GTTCGTGACCTTGAAAGTCAATTAGCGGAGGAACGGAAAACCAGATTAAAGCAGGAAACAAGAGCTTTTTCTGCTGCTGCGGCTGCTTCTACTAGATCATTTCTTAGACAAGAAACAGAGAAGACCAAAATGGAGAAAAAGCCACCACTGGTTCCAACAAAACTGAGGCAACCACTGCGAAAAATCACCAATTTCATGCCTCCAGCATCACCTATGCTAACCAACAGAAAGACGACTAGAATGACCATGGCATCAGTACCAGAGGCTAAAGAAAATAACCTCAAAACCATGATGGCACCAAGACGTAATTCCATTGCTGTCAGACCACCAACAACCACTACAGCAGTTCGTCAACCTAAAAGGCGAGTATCAATCACCACCTTCCGGCCAGATTCACACATGACAACACCACTCCGCAGCTCTACTTCTGGTTTCAACCATAGCAGTACAATGGATAGACCATCGTTGATGCGGGATCCGAGGAAGGCAAGGTATTCAAGATTGTTTTCTCCATTGCCAAAGCTACCTAACCCATCGGAGACAACACCTGCAGCCATGAGAAGCAGTAGCAAGTTCATGGGAAGTCCTCCAATGCAGGTGGGTTCGTGGAAGCCGAAGCATCCGACCGTGGTTGCTTTGCAACGGAAATCGTTGGTTTGGAGTCCACTCAAGCTCAGGGGCACTCAAAGGAAGCAATCATTTTTGCCATTACGACCTTCAGCTGAGAGGGAATGA